The genomic DNA TCCCGGATGGCCCGGCTCGAGGTGGTGGGGTCGTAGGCCTCGAGGGCCTCCGTCACCCGGTGCTTGAGCTCTTGGAGCCGGGCCAAGAGCCAGCGGTCCATCTCGGGGCGGGCCGCGGGCGGGGGCGGGTTTCTGAGGTCCGGGCGGTCCAGGTTGGCGTAGGTGACGAAGAAGCTATACACGTTCCAAAGGGTGAGGAAGTAGTCCCGCACCGTTTCCCGCACCAGGTTGGGGCCGAAGCGCCGGTCGGCCTCGGGCGGGGCGGAAACGTAGATGTACCACCTGAGGGCGTCGGCCCCGAACTCCCTCAGGATGTCCCAGGGGTCCACCACGTTCCCCTTGGACTTGGACATCTTTTGCCCCTTCTCGTCCAGGATGAGGCCGTGGCAGATCACGTTCTTAAAGGCGATGGAGCCGAAGAGCATGACCCCGAGTTGGTGGAGGGAGTTGAACCAGCCCCTTGTCTGGTCAATGCCCTCGGAGATGAAGTCGGCGGGGAAGCTTTCCCGAAACTCCTCCTGGCCCTCAAAGGGGTAGTGCAAGGAGGCGAAGGGCATGGCCCCGGAGTCGTACCAGACGTCAATCACATAGGGCACCCGCCGCATGGTCCCCCCGCAGGCGCACCTGAGCTCCACCCGGTCCACGTGGGGCCGGTGGGGGTCAAAGGGCTCGGGAAGGGGGGTTGTGGCCCTCTCTCTGAGCTCCTGGAAGCTCCCGATGGCCTCCTCCTTGCCGCAGGTCTGGCAGACCCAGATGGGCAGGGGCGTCCCCCAGTAGCGGTTGCGGCTTAGGGCCCAGTCCACCAGGTTCCTGAGCCACTCCCCGTACCGCCCCTCCTTGATGTGGGGGGGCACCCAGTGGATCTCCTGGTTTTTCTTGAGGAGCTCCTCCTTGAAGAGGGTGTTGCGGATAAACCAGGTTTCCGTGGCGTAGTACATGAGGGGGGTGGAGCAGCGCCAGCAGTGGGGGTAGTTGTGCAGGTAGGGCTCCTCCTTAAAGAGGAGGCCCCGCCCCTTTAGGTCCTTGAGGATGGCCCGGTTGGCCTCGCGGAAGAAGAGGCCTTGGAAGGGCTCCACGAGAAGCCTCCCCTCCTCGTCCACGGTCTTGAGGAGGGGGAGGCCGTAGGCCCTGGCCGTTTCCAGGTCCTCGGCGCCGAAGGCGGGGGCTTGGTGAACGATGCCCGTGCCGTCCTCCCGGCTCACGTACTCCGCCAGGACCACGAAGTAGCCCTTGTCCAGCCCTTGGGGGTAAGGGGGGGTGTAGGCCAGGCCCTCCAGCTCCTTGCCCAAAAAGGTCTTGAGGACGGGGGCTTCCTCCCCGAGGAGCTTCCGGCCCAGGCCTTCTTCCAAAATAAGGACCTCCTCCCCCACCTGGAAGGCGGCGTAGGTGAACTGGGGGTGGACCGCCGCCGCCACGTTCCCGGGCAGGGTCCAGGGGGTGGTGGTCCAGACGAGGAGGCTTCCTTGGGAGAGGCCAAGCCGGGCGGGCTCCTTCAGGGGCAGGCGCACGTAGACGGAGGGGTCTTGGATCTCCTTGTAGCCCAGGGCCACCTCGTGGGAGGAGAGGGGGGTGCCGCAGCGGGGGCAGTAGGGCACCACCTTGTGGTCCCGGTAGAGGAGGCCCCGGTCAAAGAGGTTTTTTAAGCTCCACCAGATGCTCTCAATGTAGGTGGGTTGGAGGGTGGCGTAGGCGTTCTTCAGGTCCACCCAGTAGGCGATGCGCTCGGTGAAGGCCTCCCACTCCTTCTCGTAGGTGAAGACGGACTCCCGGCAGGCCTGGTTGAAGCGTTCAATGCCGTAGGCCTCAATCTCCCGCTTGCTTTTGAGGCCCAGCTTCTTCTCCACCTCCAGCTCCACGGGAAGCCCGTGGGTGTCCCAGCCCGCCCGGCGGGGCACGTAGTAGCCCCGCATGGTCTTGTAGCGGGGGAAGAGGTCCTTGTAGCTCCGGGCCTGGGCGTGGCCCACGTGGGGCATGCCGTTGGCGGTGGGGGGGCCTTCGTAAACGGTGTAGCGGGGGCCCCCTTTGCGTTTTTCCACGCTCTTCTCAAAGATCTTCTCCCGCTTCCAGAAGGCCAAAATCTCCTCTTCCAGCGCCGGAAAGTTGGGTTCGCCCACTTCCTTGAACATGCCCACCTCCTAAAAAGACGCCCGCGCCGTAAGGCGCGGACGAAAGCGCTAAGGCTTCCGCGGTACCACCGCGCTTCCTGAGGAAACCCTCAGGCCCTCGTTTGGGCGCTATCACGGGCGCCACCCGGCGGGCATTACTCGGGGCGTGCCCTTTCCTCCCGCGGCTCCGGGGTGATCTTCCCACCTTCCCGCACCACCGGGCTCCCACCGTCCCCGGCTCGCTTGGGGCTATTGGGAAGGGGTACTCTCCCCATCCTCGCCTTTACAACCTCTGCCCCCTGGGGTAAAATCCCCCACTGGCGGCTAAGGCCATGCTAGCAGCCTTTCCCCTCCCTTGACAACGCCCCGCAGAGGTCTGCTAGACTCAGGCTAAGCCGGTTCGTTTCCCGCACACAAGGAGTGCGCCATGGAGCTTTACCTAGACACCGCCAATCTGGAGGAGATACGGGAGATTGCCGCTTGGGGGGTCCTCGCAGGGGTCACCACCAACCCCACCCTGGTGGCCAAGGAGTTCGCCGCCCGGGGAGAGCGCCTGAGCGAGGAAGGCTTAGTCCAGCACCTTCGCGCCGTGGCCGAGGCGGCAGGGGGCCCGGTATCCGCCGAGGTGACGGCCCTGGAGGCGGAGGCCATGGTGGCGGAGGGTAGGCGCCTAGCCGCCATCCACCCCAACATCGTGGTGAAGCTACCCACCACCGAGGAGGGCCTTAAGGCCTGCAAGCGGCTTTCCGCCGAGGGCATACGGGTGAACATGACCCTCATCTTCTCCGCCAACCAGGCCCTTTTGGCGGCGCGGGCCGGGGCGGCGTACGTGAGCCCCTTCCTTGGCCGGGTGGACGATATCTCCTGGGACGGGGGGGAGCTGCTGCGGGAGATCGTGGAGATGGTCCAGGTGCAGGACCTTTCCGTGAAGGTCATCGCCGCCTCCATCCGCCACCCCCGGCACGTGACGGAGGCCGCCCTGCTCGGGGCGGACATCGCCACCATGCCCCACGCCGTTTTCAAGCAACTCTTGAAGCACCCCCTCACGGAGATCGGCCTCAAGCGCTTTATGGAGGACTGGGAGAAGGTTAAGCCATGAGGAGAAAAGCGGAAACCCCCGAAACCCCCCTAACCTACCAGGAGCTTTCCAGCAAGATCCTGCCGGAACTCCACCTTTTGGCCCAGGAGGCGGGGATTGAGAACTACAAGCGGATGAAGAAGGACCAGCTCATCATGGCCCTCTTGGAGCGGCAGACGCAAGGGGAGGGCCTGCAGCTGGTCAAGGGCTACCTGGAGATTAGCCCCGACGGCTACGGTTTCCTTACGGAAAACCTTTACAACCTCGAGTCCCGGGTGGCCATCGTTTCCGCCGGACTCATCCGTCAGTACGCCCTAAGGAGCGGGGACTACATCGTGGGCCGGGTGCGCCCGCCCCGGGAGAACGAGCGCTACGGCACCCTCCTCAAGGTGGAGGCGGTGAACGACCTAGATCCCGAGGCCGCCAAAAACCGCCCCCGCTTTGACGAGCTGATCCCCCAGTTCCCCGACCGGCAGATCAAGCTGGAAACCACCCCGGACGAGCTCTCCACCCGGGTCATTGACCTCCTCGCCCCCATCGGCCGGGGGCAGCGGGGCCTCATCGTGGCCCCTCCCAAGGCGGGGAAGACCACCCTCCTCAAGAAGATCGCCAACGCCGTCCTCAAGAACGAGCCCGACATCAAGGTCATCGTCCTCCTCATTGACGAGCGGCCGGAGGAGGTGACGGACTTCCGGGAGAGCGTCCAAGGGGCCGAGGTCATCGCCAGCACCTTTGACGAGCCCCCCCAGAACCACATCCGCGTGGCGGAGTTCGTCCACGAGCGGGCCAAGCGCATCGTGGAGGAAGGGGGGCACGTGATGATCCTCCTGGACTCCATCACCCGCCTGGCCCGGGCCAACAACCTGGTGACCCCGCCCACGGGGCGCACGCTCTCGGGCGGTTTGGACTCCGCTGCCCTTTACTTCCCCAAGCGCTTCCTGGGGGCGGCGCGGAACATCCGGGGTGGGGGAAGCCTGACCATCCTGGCCACCGCCCTGGTGGAAACGGGAAGCCGCATGGACGACGTGATCTTTGAGGAGTTCAAGGGCACGGGCAACATGGAGCTCCACCTTTCCCGCCGCCTCGAGGAGCGCCGCATCTTCCCGGCCATTGACATCCTGAAGTCGGGGACGCGGCGGGAGGAGCTCCTTTTGGGCGAGGAGGTGGTGCACAAGATGTGGCTTCTCCGCAAGGTCTTGGCGGACATGGACCCGGCCGAGGCCATGGAGATGCTCCTCGCCCGCCTTGGGCGCACCAAGAGCAACAAGGAGTTCTTGGCCTCCTTGGCGGCCCGCTAGGCGGTTTTCCCCTAGGGGGGCGGGTTTCCCGCCCCCTAGATTTTTGCCCCTTGCGCTTTGGGGGGTGGGGGTTGGTATAATCCCCGCCGAGGTTGGGGTTCCTTTAGGAGGTGAACATTGCGGGTATGGGTAGTATGGTGCTTTCTTGCGGTTCCTGCCTTGGCGTTTTCGTATGTGAAGCCCCTTAGCCCCATTCCCCTGCCGGAGGCCCAGGTGGAGGTGGGGCCGTCCGTGCGCAAAGCGTGGGTGGTGTACACGGTGAAGCCGGGGGATACCCTGGCGGGGCTTGCCTCTCGCTACGGGGTGGACCCCCGGCACATCATGTGGTCTAGCGGGCTTAAGGACCATCGGCTCCAGGTGGGGCAGAGGCTCCTCATCCCCTTGGTGGGGGAGGAGGAAAGGCCTCCCAGGGTGCCACCGGGGGTGGAGGTCTACCGGGTGCGCCCGGGGGACACCCTTCAGGGCATCGCCAGCCGCTTTGGCGTGAGCGTCCTGGACCTGGTTTCCGCCAACCCCTCCTTGGAAAGCCTGGACCGGTTGGTGGCCGGGAGCACGCTTTACGTACCCAAGCGAGCTAAGGGGCTTCTTCTCACCCTGGGCGAGGGGCAGACCCTGGTGGACCTGGCGGCGCGCTTTGGGCTTTCCCCGGTCCAGGTGGCCAAGGCCAACGGGGTGGAGAACCCGGCGGAGCTTAGGCCAGGCGACCTGGTCCTCCTGCCCGGCATCCAGGCCAAAACCACCTATCAAAACCTCCTGGCCAAGCAGGAAGCGGAGCGAAAGGCCCGCCTCGAGGCGGAAAGGCGCCGCCAGGAGGAGCTAAGGCGCCTGGCGGAGGAAAGGCGCAGGCAACAGGCGCTAGCCCAAACCCAGGCGAGGCGCCAGGCCCAGGCGGCGAGGCCCCAGGTGCGCCGGGTGAGCTACCAGGAGGGCGGGATGCGTTGGCCCCTCTCCGGCTTCCGCATCACCACCTACTTCGGCCAGCGGGGGGCCTTCCAGCGCTACCACACCGGCATAGACCTGGCGGCCCCTTACGGCACCCCCATCGTGGCGGCCAAAAGCGGCCAGGTGGAGGTGGCGGGGTGGAGCTCGGTGGGCTACGGCTTCCACGTGGTCTTGGACCACGGGGGCGGGGTGGAAACCCTCTATGCCCACATGTCCCGCATCGCCGTGCGCCCCGGGCAGTGGGTGGAGGCGGGGGAGGTGATCGGCTACGTGGGCTCCACGGGCTGGTCCACCGGGCCCCACCTGCACTTTGAGGTGCGGGTGGGCGGGGTCGCCCGTAACCCCTTGAGCTACCTCCCCTAAGGGAGGGGAAAGGGCCTGGGGGATGGGTCCCCCGGGCTTTGTGCTTTTGGCCGCTTGACCCCACGGGCGGTAAGCTTGAGGATGGAGGGCGGGATGGAGAAGGGAACCTTCCAGATCAAGACGGGCTTCGCCGAGATGTTCAAGGGTGGGGTGATCATGGACGTGACCACCCCGGAGCAGGCGGTGATCGCCGAGGAGGCGGGGGCGGTGGCGGTGATGGCCCTGGAGCGGGTTCCCGCCGATATCCGCGCCCAAGGGGGCGTGGCCCGCATGTCCGACCCCAAGATCATCAAGGAGATCATGGCCGCCGTGTCCATCCCCGTGATGGCCAAGGTGCGCATCGGGCACTTCGTGGAGGCTATGATTCTCGAGGCCATCGGGGTGGACTTCATTGACGAGTCCGAGGTCCTCACCCCCGCCGACGAGGAGCACCACATTGACAAGTGGAAGTTCAAGGTGCCCTTCGTGAACGGGGCCCGGGACCTGGGGGAGGCGCTTCGCCGCATCGCCGAGGGGGCGGCCATGATCCGCACCAAGGGGGAGGCGGGCACGGGCAACGTGGTGGAGGCGGTGCGCCACGCCCGCACCATGTGGAAGCAGATCCGCCACGTCCAGTCCCTGCGGGAGGACGAACTCGTGGCCTACGCCAAGGAGATCGGGGCGCCCTTGGAGCTCGTGCGCTGGGTGCATGCGCACGGCCGGCTTCCCGTGGTGAACTTCGCCGCGGGCGGCATCGCCACCCCCGCCGACGCCGCGCTCATGATGCACCTGGGGATGGATGGGGTCTTCGTGGGGAGCGGCATCTTCAAGTCCGGGGACCCGAAGAAGCGGGCCCGGGCCATCGTGCGGGCGGTGACCCATTACAACGACCCCGAGGTCCTGGCGGAGGTGAGCGAGGACCTGGGCGAGCCCATGGTGGGCATCAACCTGGACCAGCTCAAGGAGGAGGAGCGCCTGGCCAAGCGGGGGTGGTAGGGTGGCGCAGGCGGTGTGCGGGGTTTACGAGATCCACCCTGAGCGGGTGGAGAAGGCGCGCGCGGCCTTGCCCGAGGAGGCGGTGCTGGGGAAAGCCGCCCTCCTCCTTAAGGCCCTGGCCGATCCCACCCGGATGCGGCTTCTTTTGGCCTTGAAGGCGGCGGAAGAGCTTTGTGTGTGCGATTTGGCCCTTCTTGCCGGGGTTTCCGTTTCTGCGGTGAGCCATCAGCTCAGGCTTCTGCGCCAGGCAAGGCTGGTGGCCTTCCGGAGAGAGGGAAAGCAGGTCTACTACCGCTTGGCGGACGAGCACGTGGAACGGCTTCTTGAGGGGGCTTTGGAGCACGCGGAAGAGAACACTTGACTAGCTACTCAAATGATGCTACCCTGGGAACATGGATGCTCACAGGGTTCGCGTGTTCCGGGTGGAGGGTTTGGACTGCGCCGACTGCGCCTTAAAGGTGGAGAAAGCCCTTTCCGGGGTGCCTGGAGTGGTGCAGGCCCAGGTCAGCTTTGCCAGCGGTAAGGCGTATCTGCACCTCGAGGTTCCCGGGGCGGAGAAGGAGGCGGAAAGGGTGGTTTCCGCCCTGGGCTACCGTTTGAAGCCTGAAGGGGACACGACCAGGGGTGTTTTGGGACCCTGGCGCTGGGCCTTGGCTTCCGGAGGGCTTCTCCTGGCGGCCTTTTTGGCTTCGCTCTTCCTCCCCGGCCTAGCCCCTTGGGGCTATCGGCTGGCGGCCTTGGTGGGGGTTTTCCCCCTGGCTCGTCGTGCGGTGGCTGCGTTCCGGCAAAACCCCTTCAGCATGCAAACCCTGGTTACGCTGGCTACCCTGGGAGCCTTGCTCATCGGGGCGGAGGCCGAGGCGGCGGTGGTGGTCTTCCTCTTCCTCGTGGGGGAGGTGCTGGAGGCTTATAGCGTGGCCCAGGCCCGCAGGTCCCTTTACGCCCTTTCCGAGCTTCTTCCCAGGCGGGCCTACCGCCTGAAGGAGGGTGGGGTGGAGGAGGTGCCCCTTAAGGCCTTGAGGGTGGGGGA from Thermus hydrothermalis includes the following:
- the pdxS gene encoding pyridoxal 5'-phosphate synthase lyase subunit PdxS produces the protein MEKGTFQIKTGFAEMFKGGVIMDVTTPEQAVIAEEAGAVAVMALERVPADIRAQGGVARMSDPKIIKEIMAAVSIPVMAKVRIGHFVEAMILEAIGVDFIDESEVLTPADEEHHIDKWKFKVPFVNGARDLGEALRRIAEGAAMIRTKGEAGTGNVVEAVRHARTMWKQIRHVQSLREDELVAYAKEIGAPLELVRWVHAHGRLPVVNFAAGGIATPADAALMMHLGMDGVFVGSGIFKSGDPKKRARAIVRAVTHYNDPEVLAEVSEDLGEPMVGINLDQLKEEERLAKRGW
- the fsa gene encoding fructose-6-phosphate aldolase; the encoded protein is MELYLDTANLEEIREIAAWGVLAGVTTNPTLVAKEFAARGERLSEEGLVQHLRAVAEAAGGPVSAEVTALEAEAMVAEGRRLAAIHPNIVVKLPTTEEGLKACKRLSAEGIRVNMTLIFSANQALLAARAGAAYVSPFLGRVDDISWDGGELLREIVEMVQVQDLSVKVIAASIRHPRHVTEAALLGADIATMPHAVFKQLLKHPLTEIGLKRFMEDWEKVKP
- the ileS gene encoding isoleucine--tRNA ligase, which codes for MFKEVGEPNFPALEEEILAFWKREKIFEKSVEKRKGGPRYTVYEGPPTANGMPHVGHAQARSYKDLFPRYKTMRGYYVPRRAGWDTHGLPVELEVEKKLGLKSKREIEAYGIERFNQACRESVFTYEKEWEAFTERIAYWVDLKNAYATLQPTYIESIWWSLKNLFDRGLLYRDHKVVPYCPRCGTPLSSHEVALGYKEIQDPSVYVRLPLKEPARLGLSQGSLLVWTTTPWTLPGNVAAAVHPQFTYAAFQVGEEVLILEEGLGRKLLGEEAPVLKTFLGKELEGLAYTPPYPQGLDKGYFVVLAEYVSREDGTGIVHQAPAFGAEDLETARAYGLPLLKTVDEEGRLLVEPFQGLFFREANRAILKDLKGRGLLFKEEPYLHNYPHCWRCSTPLMYYATETWFIRNTLFKEELLKKNQEIHWVPPHIKEGRYGEWLRNLVDWALSRNRYWGTPLPIWVCQTCGKEEAIGSFQELRERATTPLPEPFDPHRPHVDRVELRCACGGTMRRVPYVIDVWYDSGAMPFASLHYPFEGQEEFRESFPADFISEGIDQTRGWFNSLHQLGVMLFGSIAFKNVICHGLILDEKGQKMSKSKGNVVDPWDILREFGADALRWYIYVSAPPEADRRFGPNLVRETVRDYFLTLWNVYSFFVTYANLDRPDLRNPPPPAARPEMDRWLLARLQELKHRVTEALEAYDPTTSSRAIRDFVVEDLSQWYVRRNRRRFWKNEDALDREAAYATLYEALLTVAKLSAPFTPYLAEVLWQNLARSVDPRAEESVHLTDWPPVEEALWDRELVAKMRAVIRVVELARSARARSGVKTRIPLPLLLVTAPTPLEREGLKHFAEEIAEELNVKEVRVLEPGEEVLTYRVLPNLKALGPKYGRLVPKIREALEREGERVAALALKGAAIPLEVEGETLTLLPEEVLLEAQAPEGYEALEKEGYVAALRVEVTEALRLEGLARDLIRHLQQARKEMGLKVSDRIRVGYEAEGPYQEALRRHGAWIAEEVLARAFGEGLFPGYTTEVADEEGRARFSLERVN
- the rho gene encoding transcription termination factor Rho — its product is MRRKAETPETPLTYQELSSKILPELHLLAQEAGIENYKRMKKDQLIMALLERQTQGEGLQLVKGYLEISPDGYGFLTENLYNLESRVAIVSAGLIRQYALRSGDYIVGRVRPPRENERYGTLLKVEAVNDLDPEAAKNRPRFDELIPQFPDRQIKLETTPDELSTRVIDLLAPIGRGQRGLIVAPPKAGKTTLLKKIANAVLKNEPDIKVIVLLIDERPEEVTDFRESVQGAEVIASTFDEPPQNHIRVAEFVHERAKRIVEEGGHVMILLDSITRLARANNLVTPPTGRTLSGGLDSAALYFPKRFLGAARNIRGGGSLTILATALVETGSRMDDVIFEEFKGTGNMELHLSRRLEERRIFPAIDILKSGTRREELLLGEEVVHKMWLLRKVLADMDPAEAMEMLLARLGRTKSNKEFLASLAAR
- a CDS encoding ArsR/SmtB family transcription factor gives rise to the protein MAQAVCGVYEIHPERVEKARAALPEEAVLGKAALLLKALADPTRMRLLLALKAAEELCVCDLALLAGVSVSAVSHQLRLLRQARLVAFRREGKQVYYRLADEHVERLLEGALEHAEENT
- a CDS encoding M23 family metallopeptidase; translation: MKPLSPIPLPEAQVEVGPSVRKAWVVYTVKPGDTLAGLASRYGVDPRHIMWSSGLKDHRLQVGQRLLIPLVGEEERPPRVPPGVEVYRVRPGDTLQGIASRFGVSVLDLVSANPSLESLDRLVAGSTLYVPKRAKGLLLTLGEGQTLVDLAARFGLSPVQVAKANGVENPAELRPGDLVLLPGIQAKTTYQNLLAKQEAERKARLEAERRRQEELRRLAEERRRQQALAQTQARRQAQAARPQVRRVSYQEGGMRWPLSGFRITTYFGQRGAFQRYHTGIDLAAPYGTPIVAAKSGQVEVAGWSSVGYGFHVVLDHGGGVETLYAHMSRIAVRPGQWVEAGEVIGYVGSTGWSTGPHLHFEVRVGGVARNPLSYLP